In the genome of Nycticebus coucang isolate mNycCou1 chromosome 12, mNycCou1.pri, whole genome shotgun sequence, the window gctaagattataggcgtgagctatcACTCCTGgcctatgtcttttttttttaagagacaaactCTCAactcacccaagctggagtacagtggtgtgatcatagtttactgtaccttgaactcctgggctcaagggatcttcctgagTAGTTCAGGACTACAGAACATGCCAACACTATGCgtggctaattttatttatttttgtagagacaaggtatgactatgttacccaggctagtctcaaactcttggcctcaggcaatcctcctgcctaaaggggtggattacaggcatgagccatcttgccTGGCCAACATTTCCTAAGTTGAAACAAGATAGCCACCTGCATATCCTCTAGGGGTTTTCTGGGGTTAGACATACTCAGAATCTCTCTGACATTCCCTTTTTTCCCCTGCCCCGGTAGACGAGGTCCACATCCTCCGAACCTATATCAAGACCCAGCTGAATAAGGAGCTGGGGCAGCTCCACGAGCTGGTAGAGGAGAGGCTCAAGGCCAGCGAGGAAAGACTCAACAGCAAATTGACTGCACTAGAGCGGCCCTTCCAGCTACCtccaagcaaaagcaagaacaagactaAGTGATCCTCAGCATTTTCTCCAATAAAGGCCTAGGCCAGAACAGCCCCATCCCTGTCACCACTCCTGAGTACCTTCAGAGCTCCCCTGATCTAGCCAGACACCAGACACAAGCACCCACTCTCACTGGTGTGCAGATTTATTTCATATGCAGCACAGATAGCACTGACAGGACCAGGCATGGCATTTGGAGTGGCTCCCTTCCACCCGAGTTCTGACCTCAAAGCCCTAGCCACCATGGGGAGGAGTACAGGGCTGGTCTGTATAATAGTAGCATGATCAGTGGTGGGCCTGGGCAGGCAGAAGCACCTAAGGCCAGAGTCCAGAGAGGCTGGAATGATCAAAACCCTTCTGAAGAGTCCTGCTTTTTGGGATTCCCCAGGGGCTGAGGTCCTAGCCCAGCACCACTGCAGCTTCGTCCTCAGTTACAGTATTTGAGTCCCCCTCCTCTTCAGGGCCCATTATGGGAAAAGGCCCAGGGGGCCGGTGCTGAAAGAGGGCTGCTCGGTTCTGCTGCTCGCCTTTCTTCACCCAGTGCCCATACAGCCGGAAGGCACAGTTGTCAATGAGGCGTCGCACTGACCGCAGCGCGTAAGGATCCCTCAACAGTGTACTCTTGGTCAGTGGACGTACACGATGGGTGCTTAAGGCCACTCGTCCAGCAGCCAGCACTGTCCACACTGCAACCTGAGGAGGGGACAATGTGTGCTCCAGTGGAGCATTCAGCACAGAGGACAGAGGCACAGACCCAGACTCTGACACTATCAGGCTTACCCGGAACCGCTGGCGGGGGGTGAGGTTCCAGGGTTGGCTGCCTTCACAACGCTCAAAGAAGGGGTGCTGTAAGGCCTGTTCAGCTGTCAGGCGTTCCTCAGGATCAACCTGCAGCAGCCTGGAGATCTAGGGGAAACCCCAGAGCATGAGGGGCAACTCTTGGGCCTTCCCCATTGTCCTCTTACAGCCCCAGCTCACCAGGTCTTTGACAGTGTTTGAACGGTCGTCCCACTCGGGTGAACTAAACTGGTACTGGCCCTCCATGATCATACGTAACATCAGGATCTGGCGCCGGTGCCAGAAGGGTGGTGAGCCAGCCAGGAGTGTGAACAAGATCACCCCACAGGCCCAGCTGTGAAAGAGATCAGAGTCAGGCAACACTAGACGACAGACAAACAGTGAAAGACAATAAACATAGAAGGCAAGGGGACCAGAAACTCACAGATCGACCTCCTTGCCATAGCCTGGGTGGGTTTCATCCATTGAGCATTTAAGGATCTCTGGTGCCAGATACCCTGGAGTCCCACACAACTCTGGAGAGAGAGGACTGAGATTGAAGGCATGCCCCCAGCCTTCTCCAGGGCCCTTAGCACATGATTTCTGCTGGAGCCTCCTCAACATTGCCATGGCCACCAGTGTTACCACTCTGCTCCTACCTGCCTTCTGTCAATTCTGTCAGGACTAGACACTGCCCCTTCTGAACAACTCAAATACCCACCAAGGCTCCTGGTGGCTTTCTTAGGAAACCCTGTTTTTTTTTGGATTGAATTCAACGTCCTACCCAACCCTATCACTTGCCTCCTTTAACCCTCCAGCCAAGCCAGGCTACCCACTCCTCATACAACAAGTTACCTCATTTTTACATCCACAGTACATATAGAAAACAAGATTTAAAACTTTCCTCCATTCCTTTTTGCCCAAACTTATTCCTCCTCTTTTATCTCCACTTTGGTTAGTGGAACCACCACTCAACCCCAGGGGAATTAGAAATATAGgatttcgggcggtgcctgtggctcagtgagtaaggcgccggccccatatgccgagggtggaaggttcaaacccacacccggccaaactgcaacaaaaaatagccgggcgttgtggtgggcgcctgtagtcccagctgctcgggaggctgaggcaagagaatcgtgtaagcccaagagttagaggttgctgtgagccgtgtgacgccacggcactctacccgagggcggtacagtgagactctgtctctacaaaaaaaaaaagaaatataggatTTCTTACAGTACCTACTGGGAAGTCCCTTCCCTGATTCCCCACCATGGCATCAGGATCAAGTCTAGATTCCTCAGCAGAAAGCGCTCAGTAACACGATGCAAGTCTATATTTAATACTTCCTTTTGCTATATCAAGCACCAATTCTTCCATCCCAGCAATTTCCAAACTGTGTGTTGTGGCACACTTCAGATTTTATTAGTCCTAAATTGAAACTGACTCTTGGGAAATTTATTTCTATAACATATATTGAATGCCAACCACCATATTAGACACAATGATGACTCAGATGTGCCCTTACTGAGTTCACTGTCTACCAGAAAGCAAACAAGAAATAATAGAGCAAGACATGTCATGAAGGGAGAACATACTTGTATAAGAACAAAAAGCAGGGAGACCTTAACTGTCCTAGAGATTTAAAGTGAAACTTGAACTACCCAAGCCAAGGGTAAGGATAGAATGGACAGGGACAAGGGAAAGGATGATGGATAGAATGGACAGGGACAAAGATGATTCCAGAAAGGGGAGAGATATATGTGGAagctcaaaaagaaataaagcataaCATCCACAAGATGTGTAAGTCCACAGGTTAAGAACAggagctttggagtcagactgccCACCTTTGAATGCTGGTAATATGACCTCATCTCTTTAAACTCATCTATAAAAAGGAGACACAAATACTATGTATCTCATAGGATTGTTGAGAGGACTTAGAGAAATAAGCCACATAAAGACTGTGTAGTACCTTCCTCATAGTGACCAGTGAATGTTAGCTATTAAGTCTACTGCAAAGCCATTGAGGGAGAGATGGTAGCATATTAAAAGATCTGAGGAGTCCCACAGTTAAACTTTGTTTAAAGTTTCCCATTTGCACTAGAAATATTTCTGTCACAACAAAGGTATTAACGTTGAGTGAGCCTGAGTCCCAGGGCCCCAGGTAAGAAGTGCTATATGAACACATCAGGCTCTTCACAGCACCTAAGAAGCACACTGTGGTcctgcctcctccagcccctAGATACGATGCTGAGTCTGCCATCcctgctccctctctctcctggGATAAGGCCTCCTCCACAAGTCTCCCAAGTTGCAACAGCACTCCTTCTTCTTGGCCTCCCTGGTGTGTCCTCTGCCCATCACTGTCTGCTCACTTGTCTGTCTCCTCCATGTCAGGAAGCCCACTCTGAGTTCTACACAAGGCTTTGCACCCAGAGGGTACTTGGCAAGTGCTCACtgacttctttcccttccttggtaCCTGGGATGCAGTACTCAGACCAACCCAAACACCCTCATCACACTGGGTCTCCTTCCCACCCGTGTGGTAGGACACCAGATCCTCTCACCTCGAAGCTTCTCGCCAGGTTCCAAGTGGCAGGAGAACCCAAAATCTGAAAGTCGGATCTGCATATTGTCATCAAGGAGAATATTCTCAGGC includes:
- the PHKG2 gene encoding phosphorylase b kinase gamma catalytic chain, liver/testis isoform: MTLDVGPDDELPDWAAAKEFYQKYDPKDVIGRGVSSVVRRCVHRATGQEFAVKIMEVTAERLSPEQLEEVREATRRETHILRQVAGHPHIITLIDSYESSSFMFLVFDLMRKGELFDYLTEKVALSEKETRSIMRSVLEAVSFLHANNIVHRDLKPENILLDDNMQIRLSDFGFSCHLEPGEKLRELCGTPGYLAPEILKCSMDETHPGYGKEVDLWACGVILFTLLAGSPPFWHRRQILMLRMIMEGQYQFSSPEWDDRSNTVKDLISRLLQVDPEERLTAEQALQHPFFERCEGSQPWNLTPRQRFRVAVWTVLAAGRVALSTHRVRPLTKSTLLRDPYALRSVRRLIDNCAFRLYGHWVKKGEQQNRAALFQHRPPGPFPIMGPEEEGDSNTVTEDEAAVVLG